Within the candidate division WOR-3 bacterium genome, the region TCGCCATCAGGACCAGCACTTTTTAATCCTAAAGTTTCACCATTTGGTCCTAAATAATACATAATCGGGGTACCCCAAGGATCATATAAAAAGGAGTGCTCAGGATCATCTCGTACATAGGGACCGTTCCAACCTTTTTTAGTAAAAGGATTCCAAGCAGGTATCGATTCTTTTCCCGGATAGATAAATTCTCTTAATGTATCTGGACGATTTGTTGCTAATTCAATCAAGTGCCTCGGAAATCTACCAACATCCCCTTTAAATCCATAATCAACATAATTTGCGCCAACTTCACCAACTATCGCTTTCCTCAACTGATATAATCGATTTTTAACCACAGTAATTCGAGCATTCTGAGTTACTCGAGATACAATCGGAGGAACTAAAAAACTAATTAAAATGCCAATAATAAAAATTACTACTAATAATTCAACTAAAGTAAACCCTTTATTTCTCATAAATTTAATTAATTATGCAAAACAAAAATTATCACTTCATCGTGTTCAGGATTATAACTTCTTATGGATTCACCGGCAATATTGAAACCAATTAACCCATAATTAGAAGGATATTGTGAACCTGGGGGATACCACATACCATATCTAATAGTACCAGGATCGTATCCCCAAACATCATTAGGGCCGTCCTCTCTGGTATCAAAACAATCTTCTTTATTATCATAATCTTCTTCGTCAAAATCTTCCGGTGTTAATTCTTTACCGGTATAAGGATTTGTAGGAAATTTTCCTAATTTCACTTCAAAAATTCCACCTGGGAAATAAGAACCATAACCATCTTCATAAAAATCCTCAGCGTAGTGCCCTTGCTCTAAATGAAAGGTCTCAATAACAACTTGACAAAGATGCATATTAGCTTTAACTGCTGTCTGTCTGGCTCTTTCTCGCATTAAGTTGAAATTAGGTACTTGAAGAGAGATTAAAACACCAATTATAGTTATGACTATTAACAACTCCACTAATGTAAAACCATTTTTTTCCATCAAACAATTATAATCTAATTTTTTTGTTATGTCAATAAATATAAATAAATGTGCTAGAAGGGTTATTAAGTTAATGGAATATCTTAATCACGAGAGAAAAATTTTTCGATAATTTTGTCTGGAAATATTATAAAAAATCTATTAAAGTTATTAGTGAGAAATTATTTGAAAAGATTGGCAGGAAATTATTAACAGGAGCAGTTTAAAGCTATTCTTTGTCCCATTTTAGGGATTGTTAAAAAAATCATTTTGAAAATTGGTGTTATTTCTTTCTCCAAACCTTTCTCTTTAGATCTTCTCTTGCTTTTTCAACGGTGTTTAAAACTTCGGCACAAGAATTTTAGATAAAAAGCAATAAAGCAAAATTTTTATCATCATTATGATATGTTATAGCAAAAATATAATAATTGTAAAAAAAGCAAGGATATTAATGTGAAAAGTGCTTTCATTAATTTTTCGATTATTTAAACTTATGTAATTTTAGCATGTACTTAAAATTGAAGTTTTAGCAATCTATTTATAATCATTTAGAAAGATTATTTTAATAACTTTTTGATAACAAGTGAATACCAAAGCAAGAAAATAGTTAAGGTTATCTAAAAATTAATAAATTTATTAACAAAAAAATTAAAAAAGGCACCGAAAATGATTATATAAAAAGGATCTAAATTTGTTAGAATTAAAAGAGAAAAAATTATCAAGAAGAAAATAGTTGACCACCAATTACTAAGGATTTTTAAAAAGAAAAATAAACCTGTTTGAAAAATAAATCCAATTATCGCTGGTTTGACGCCAAATAAAAAACTTCGAATATAGAAGTTCTTTTCAATTTTTTGATAAAGTTTTATCGCAAAATAAAGCATTATTGCTGAGGGCAAGAAAATTGCAATGGTAGCGATAATACTACCTAAAATACCTTCTAATCGATAACCAATGAAAGTAGCAATAATTGCTACCGGTCCAGGAGTAATTTGGCTAATGCTTATCCCAATAAGAAAATCCTTTTCTGAAAGATAGTTACGAAAATCAACAAATTCCTGCTTAATAAAAGGAATTGCTGCGTAACCGCCTCCAAAAGTTAAAGCACCGATTTTAAAGAAAAGAATAAATAGTATAAATAAAGAAGCAAAAGAAAATAGAAAATTTGAGGGCTCTTTATTTTCTAACCCTTTTACTAATATTCCCAAAAAACCACAAATAATTATTATAAAAAAAATTTCTACTTTTAAACTTATTAATAGAAAAGCTAAAATAGTAATTATTATTGAAAAAATAATATCTCTCGTTTCTTTATTTCTAAAAATATATTTTGCTAAAGCCACTCCTCCTGAAAACAAAATTGCGGGAATTACCGGTGATAAACATTTATAAACTTTTTCAATTAAACTCAACTCTTGGTAACGAAAATACAAAATGCTTAAAATTAAAGTGAGAAAATAAGCAGGTAATAAAAAAGAAACCACTGAGATAACCATCCCTTTAATCTTTCTTAAAGAATATCCGATAAATTCTACGTAGTTGGGCACAAAAGGACCAGGAAGCATTTGACCAATCGCGACAGCAGTTAATAACTCTTCATCGCTAATCCATCTTTTCTTTTTCACGCAATATTCTCTTATTAAGGACAACATTGCTATACCTCCACCAAAACCTATAAACCCAATTTTAAGAAAAACCATTGCTAATTCTTTGAGACTAACCTTTTTCATCTTTTAATTTTGCCATTTTTGCCTTATTATGAACATATCTTAAAGGTTCAGGAATACGAAAATTTCTACAACAATTGATAATGACTTCTAACGCTTTTTCTTTAGTAATCAAATTTCCTGGAGAAACATAGATTGGTTTTGTCTTTGCTCGGGATCTTAACACAAAGCCAAAAACTTCGTCATTAAGAAAAACGGGTAAATAGGAAAATCTATCCTCTTTTAAACTTCCTACTATTTCGCCAATCAATAAGGACTTAGCGACACCTATTGTTGGTTTATTAAGAATGACCCCTAAATGGGTCGCTATTCCGGCTTTCCGGGGATGTAATATTCCTTGACCATCTACTAAAATTACATCGGGTTTCTTTTTTATTTGCTGGTAAGCTTTTATAATAAACTTTAATTCTCGATAGCTTAAAAATTCTGGTATATAAGGAAAATCAATTGTATCTTTTATAACAACCTCTTCTAAAATAGTTAAATCAGAATAATTAAAAGTAGCAAAACAAGCATACCCATAATTTGAAGAAAAAGCAACATCGCAGGCGCCAATAATTTTTATATTTTTTATTACATCAATTAATTTTACCTTTTGGGCAATTTTCTTTTGTTCTCTTTTTAAGACTTCAATATTTATCAAAGAGTAAAATATTGTTTCTCCAGATTAATTAGTTCTTCTATTCCTTTTTTTGCTAATTGAAAAAGTTTTAAAAAAGTTTCCAAAGAGAAAGATGCTTTTTCAGCTGTTGCTTGAATTTCAACAATTTTCTCGCTTCCTGTCAAAACAACATTCATATCTACTTCGGCATTAAAATCTTCTTCATAATTTAAATCCAAAAGTATTTCGCCATTAACAACTCCCACAGAAATTGCTGCTAAGTAATCGATAATTGGATTTTTTTCTATCATTCCCATACGAAGCATTTTTTTAACAGCATCCATAAGAGCAAAAAAACCACCGGTAACAGAAATCGTCCTCGTACCTCCGTCAGCTTGTAAAACATCACAATCCACATAAAGAGTGATATCTTTAAGAATTGATAAATCAATAACTGCCCTCAGAGAACGGCCAATAAATCTTTTTATTTCTTGAGACCGAGAATTTACTCGCAGGATTGTTGCTTCCCGTGGAATTCTTTGAGAAGTAGAACCAGGCAACAGAGAATACTCAGCTGTAAGCCAACCGCTCTCTTTCCCTAATAAAAAAGGTGGAACCTTCTTTTCATAACTTACAGTACATAATACAATTGTATTCCCAGCTTTTATTAAACAAGAACCTAAAGGATTTTCTAAATATCCAATGTTGACTTCAATTTTTCTTATCTCATCATATCTTCTACCATCTTTTCTTATTACCATTGTTATTCTTGGGGCGCTACTCGCATAACTTTTTCTGGTGAAAAACCTAAAAAATTACGAGCAATTTTTTCAAATTCCGGTGGAATATCGGTAAGGTAGATTATTAATTCTCCTTTTTCTTTTTCTATTTTTTTATAATCTAAAAAACCTACTATTGATCTAGCCAACTCTTCAGCAGAATCAACAACAGCAATTTTGTTTTTAAATATTTCTTTTATTGTTTTTTTTAATAAAGGGTAATGAGTACACCCTAAAAGTAAAGTATCTATTTTCTCTTCTTTTAAAGGTTGAAGATATAACTTTAAAACTTCTTTAGTGATATAATGATTTATCCAACCCTCTTCCACCAACGGTACTAATAAAGGTGTTGGTCGAGCGATAATTTCTATCTCCTTATCATAATTTTTAAAAACTCTCTCATAAGCTCCTGATTTAATTGTGATGCGAGTACCAATCACACCAACTCTTTTACTTTTAGTTTTCTTAATAGCGGCTTTTACTCCTGCTTCAATCACACCGATTATCGGCAAAGAAATTTTGCTCTTTACGTAATCAAGAGCAACTGAAGAAGCAGAATGGCAGGCAATAACAATTACTTTTACTTTTCTTCTCTTCAAAAAATTACAGGCAGCCAAAGTGTATTTTTTAATGATTTCCTCAGACTTTTCTCCATAAGGCAAATGAGCTGTATCGCCAAAATAAAGAATTTTAATTTCCGGCATTATTTTTTTTATCTCTTTTACTACGGTTAAACCTCCTAAACCTGAGTCAAAAACGCCAATCATTTCTTTTGACTAATAAACCTCTTTATTCCTTCAGCAATACCTTTTGCTAATTTATCTTGATACCAATCTTTTATTAAAAGAGCTTCTTCTTTTCGGTTGCTTAAAAAACCACACTCGATTAACACCGCCGGCATGAAAGCACCTTTTAAAACATAAAACCCTGCCTGCTTAACTCCTCGATTCTCGATATCCAGAACTTCACATACCGCATCCTGGATGGCGGCGGCTAGTTCTTGGGATTCTTTTAAAAATTCTTGTTGTGCTAAGTCCGCAAGAATAAAAGCTAAAAGATCATCGTTGACATCACTTTTAGTAATTTCGTATTTAATTACTTCATTCTCGGCTTGCGCTACAGCCCTTTCCCAATCACTCCTCGCTTCTGAAAGAAAATAGACTTCAAAACCACTAGCATAAGAATTTTTTTTTGGTGCCGAATTACAGTGGATACTGATAAATAAATCTGCTTTATTATCGTTAGCAATCTTTGCCCTTTCTGATAAAGAAAGAAAAATATCGCTATTCCTCGTTAAAATGACATCCAAGCCATATTTTTCTAAATACTTTTTTAACTTCCTAGCAATCTTTAAATTTAAATCTTTTTCTTTCGTTCCCATTTTACCAATTGCCCCTGGATCTTTTCCGCCATGTCCCGGATCAATCACTACTAATTTTATTCCCTCTTTTAATCGAGGTAAAAATTTCAATACTACTACGCCTTTCTCTTTATTAATTCGAACATCGCATTCTTTTTTTAAATAAAATTTAATATTAAAACCATCCTCTTTTTTTATTTCATAACTTTTTAAATGCCCCAGCACCGGTAATTTATTAATTTGAGATTTAGCTTGAAAACTTATCTCATAGTCCCGATGGGAGGAACTTTTGGTAGAAAAATAAGCCTCGGAATTTAAATAAAAAGTTATTATAGTGGTGTCCTTTTTTTCATAAACTTTGATTTGAGTAACTTCGGGCACAATAGATTTTTTTTCTATTGGAAATTCCGGTTGAGGAATTTTTATTTTCTCTAAAATTTTTTCACAAGTAAACAAGGATAAAAAATAATTGTTTCCTATTTTTAAAACTGGATAAGGAACTTTTATTTCTTCAAAATTTATTTTTATCAACGGCTTTTCTAAATCAATAATTATTTCTGTCTTTAATGAATCATCAAAAATTAAAAAAACTTTGTTTTCAACAAACCAAGATTGTACGTTTAATCCTTTAATGAAATCGGTTAACAATAAATATTCTTTATCTT harbors:
- a CDS encoding prepilin-type N-terminal cleavage/methylation domain-containing protein, whose amino-acid sequence is MRNKGFTLVELLVVIFIIGILISFLVPPIVSRVTQNARITVVKNRLYQLRKAIVGEVGANYVDYGFKGDVGRFPRHLIELATNRPDTLREFIYPGKESIPAWNPFTKKGWNGPYVRDDPEHSFLYDPWGTPIMYYLGPNGETLGLKSAGPDGEWYDPQRHQVNDDIIVLF
- a CDS encoding type II secretion system protein: MEKNGFTLVELLIVITIIGVLISLQVPNFNLMRERARQTAVKANMHLCQVVIETFHLEQGHYAEDFYEDGYGSYFPGGIFEVKLGKFPTNPYTGKELTPEDFDEEDYDNKEDCFDTREDGPNDVWGYDPGTIRYGMWYPPGSQYPSNYGLIGFNIAGESIRSYNPEHDEVIIFVLHN
- the chrA gene encoding chromate efflux transporter, whose amino-acid sequence is MKKVSLKELAMVFLKIGFIGFGGGIAMLSLIREYCVKKKRWISDEELLTAVAIGQMLPGPFVPNYVEFIGYSLRKIKGMVISVVSFLLPAYFLTLILSILYFRYQELSLIEKVYKCLSPVIPAILFSGGVALAKYIFRNKETRDIIFSIIITILAFLLISLKVEIFFIIIICGFLGILVKGLENKEPSNFLFSFASLFILFILFFKIGALTFGGGYAAIPFIKQEFVDFRNYLSEKDFLIGISISQITPGPVAIIATFIGYRLEGILGSIIATIAIFLPSAIMLYFAIKLYQKIEKNFYIRSFLFGVKPAIIGFIFQTGLFFFLKILSNWWSTIFFLIIFSLLILTNLDPFYIIIFGAFFNFFVNKFINF
- a CDS encoding endonuclease V, coding for MINIEVLKREQKKIAQKVKLIDVIKNIKIIGACDVAFSSNYGYACFATFNYSDLTILEEVVIKDTIDFPYIPEFLSYRELKFIIKAYQQIKKKPDVILVDGQGILHPRKAGIATHLGVILNKPTIGVAKSLLIGEIVGSLKEDRFSYLPVFLNDEVFGFVLRSRAKTKPIYVSPGNLITKEKALEVIINCCRNFRIPEPLRYVHNKAKMAKLKDEKG
- the rph gene encoding ribonuclease PH; this encodes MRKDGRRYDEIRKIEVNIGYLENPLGSCLIKAGNTIVLCTVSYEKKVPPFLLGKESGWLTAEYSLLPGSTSQRIPREATILRVNSRSQEIKRFIGRSLRAVIDLSILKDITLYVDCDVLQADGGTRTISVTGGFFALMDAVKKMLRMGMIEKNPIIDYLAAISVGVVNGEILLDLNYEEDFNAEVDMNVVLTGSEKIVEIQATAEKASFSLETFLKLFQLAKKGIEELINLEKQYFTL
- the murI gene encoding glutamate racemase — its product is MIGVFDSGLGGLTVVKEIKKIMPEIKILYFGDTAHLPYGEKSEEIIKKYTLAACNFLKRRKVKVIVIACHSASSVALDYVKSKISLPIIGVIEAGVKAAIKKTKSKRVGVIGTRITIKSGAYERVFKNYDKEIEIIARPTPLLVPLVEEGWINHYITKEVLKLYLQPLKEEKIDTLLLGCTHYPLLKKTIKEIFKNKIAVVDSAEELARSIVGFLDYKKIEKEKGELIIYLTDIPPEFEKIARNFLGFSPEKVMRVAPQE
- a CDS encoding N-acetylmuramoyl-L-alanine amidase; protein product: MVIRKSFFLFLLFLNFLFARKIIVGNETTETIVFEDKEYLLLTDFIKGLNVQSWFVENKVFLIFDDSLKTEIIIDLEKPLIKINFEEIKVPYPVLKIGNNYFLSLFTCEKILEKIKIPQPEFPIEKKSIVPEVTQIKVYEKKDTTIITFYLNSEAYFSTKSSSHRDYEISFQAKSQINKLPVLGHLKSYEIKKEDGFNIKFYLKKECDVRINKEKGVVVLKFLPRLKEGIKLVVIDPGHGGKDPGAIGKMGTKEKDLNLKIARKLKKYLEKYGLDVILTRNSDIFLSLSERAKIANDNKADLFISIHCNSAPKKNSYASGFEVYFLSEARSDWERAVAQAENEVIKYEITKSDVNDDLLAFILADLAQQEFLKESQELAAAIQDAVCEVLDIENRGVKQAGFYVLKGAFMPAVLIECGFLSNRKEEALLIKDWYQDKLAKGIAEGIKRFISQKK